The proteins below come from a single Nocardioides eburneiflavus genomic window:
- the araA gene encoding L-arabinose isomerase produces the protein MSMTSAPTPEVWFLTGSQGLYGPETLDQVASQSQAIADRLGGSDLPVRVVWKPVLLDAASIHRQMLDANSDPACVGVIAWMHTFSPAKMWIAGLDALRKPLLHLHTQAGMELPWSTIDMDFMNLNQAAHGDREFGYIQSRLGVARKTVAGHVDSPVVVQRVALWARAALGRHELSHLRLARFGDNMRDVAVTEGDKVEAQLRFGVSVNTYGVNDLVELVDDVADADIDKLVQEYADTYAVAPELLPGAEREDSLRYGARIELGLREFLTAGGFGAFTTNFEDLGGLRQLPGLAVQRLMADGYGFGGEGDWKTSVLLRATKTMAAGLPGGTSFMEDYTYHLVPGQEKILGAHMLEVCPTITTKQPSLEVHPLSIGGREDPVRLRFTADPGRGVVAGLSDLGDRFRLTVNDIDVVEPDADLPNLPVACAVWEPRPSLSTSAEAWLMAGAPHHTVLSKAVGVEVFEDFAEMTGVELVVIDDDTTPRTFKRELRWNAAYHRLAEGL, from the coding sequence ATGAGCATGACGTCCGCACCCACCCCCGAGGTCTGGTTCCTGACCGGGAGCCAGGGCCTCTACGGTCCGGAGACCCTGGACCAGGTGGCGTCGCAGTCGCAAGCCATCGCCGACCGCCTGGGTGGCAGCGACCTGCCGGTGAGGGTGGTGTGGAAGCCGGTGCTGCTCGACGCGGCGTCGATCCACCGGCAGATGCTCGACGCCAACTCCGACCCGGCGTGCGTGGGCGTGATCGCGTGGATGCACACCTTCTCCCCCGCGAAGATGTGGATCGCCGGGCTCGACGCGCTGCGCAAGCCGCTGCTGCACCTGCACACGCAGGCCGGCATGGAGCTGCCGTGGTCGACCATCGACATGGACTTCATGAACCTCAACCAGGCCGCGCACGGAGACCGGGAGTTCGGCTACATCCAGTCGCGCCTCGGCGTCGCCCGCAAGACCGTCGCCGGCCACGTCGACTCGCCGGTCGTCGTGCAGCGGGTCGCGCTGTGGGCGCGCGCCGCGCTGGGCCGTCACGAGCTGTCGCACCTCAGGCTCGCCCGCTTTGGCGACAACATGCGCGACGTCGCGGTCACCGAGGGCGACAAGGTCGAGGCGCAGCTGCGCTTCGGCGTCTCGGTCAACACCTACGGCGTCAACGACCTCGTCGAGCTGGTCGACGACGTCGCCGACGCCGACATCGACAAGCTGGTCCAGGAGTACGCCGACACCTACGCCGTGGCGCCCGAGCTGCTGCCGGGCGCGGAGCGGGAGGACTCGCTGCGCTACGGCGCGCGGATCGAGCTGGGGCTGCGCGAGTTCCTCACCGCGGGCGGCTTCGGAGCCTTCACGACGAACTTCGAGGACCTGGGCGGGCTGCGCCAGCTGCCGGGCCTCGCGGTCCAGCGGCTGATGGCGGACGGCTACGGCTTCGGCGGCGAGGGCGACTGGAAGACGTCGGTGCTGTTGCGGGCGACCAAGACGATGGCCGCGGGCCTGCCCGGTGGCACGTCGTTCATGGAGGACTACACCTACCACCTGGTCCCGGGGCAGGAGAAGATCCTCGGCGCGCACATGCTCGAGGTGTGCCCGACCATCACGACGAAGCAGCCCTCGCTCGAGGTGCACCCGCTGTCGATCGGTGGCCGCGAGGACCCCGTACGCCTCCGCTTCACCGCCGACCCGGGCCGCGGGGTCGTGGCCGGCCTGTCCGACCTGGGCGACCGGTTCCGCCTGACCGTCAACGACATCGACGTCGTCGAGCCCGACGCCGACCTCCCGAACCTCCCCGTCGCGTGCGCGGTGTGGGAGCCGCGCCCGTCGCTGTCGACGTCGGCCGAGGCGTGGCTGATGGCCGGGGCGCCGCACCACACGGTGCTGTCCAAGGCGGTCGGCGTGGAGGTCTTCGAGGACTTCGCCGAGATGACCGGCGTCGAGCTGGTCGTGATCGACGACGACACCACCCCGCGCACCTTCAAGCGCGAGCTGCGGTGGAACGCCGCCTACCACCGGCTTGCCGAGGGACTGTAG
- the araB gene encoding ribulokinase — translation MSSEQYVVGVDYGTLSGRAVVVRVSDGAELGTGVHPYPHAVLERALPGTEVLLPPEWALQVPEDYREVLRVAVPAAVEAAGIDPAQVIGIATDFTACTMVPTLADGTPLNEVDGLADRPHAYVKLWKHHAAQGQADRINQLARDRAEPWLPRYGGLISSEWEFAKGLQLFEEDRDLYDRMEHWVEAADWIVWQLCGTYVRNACTAGYKGIRQDGAYPSPEFLAALSPGFGDFVTDKLEHSIGALGEKAGTLTAEAAAWTGLPEGIAVAVGNVDAHVTAPAAQAVGSGQMVAIMGTSTCHVMNAEVLREVPGMCGVVDGGIVDGLWGYEAGQSGVGDIFGWFVDHGVPASYVEAAAAAGESVHEHLTRLASQQEIGEHGLVALDWHSGNRSVLVDHELSGLVVGQTLATRAEDVYRALLEATAFGTRVIVETFRDSGVPVEEFIVAGGLQKNALLMQVYADVTRLPLSVIDSEQGPALGSAIHAAVAAGAYDDVPAAAKQMGKVRRHVFVPDEARAAAYDPLFEQYVALHDHFGRATTTMRRLKAIRRDAVARKGA, via the coding sequence ATGTCATCTGAGCAGTACGTCGTCGGCGTCGACTACGGCACGCTGTCCGGACGCGCGGTCGTCGTACGCGTCTCCGACGGCGCCGAGCTCGGCACCGGCGTGCACCCCTACCCGCACGCCGTGCTCGAGCGGGCCCTGCCGGGCACCGAGGTGCTGCTGCCGCCGGAGTGGGCGCTGCAGGTGCCCGAGGACTACCGCGAGGTGCTGCGCGTCGCCGTCCCGGCCGCCGTGGAGGCGGCCGGCATCGACCCGGCGCAGGTGATCGGCATCGCCACCGACTTCACCGCCTGCACGATGGTGCCGACGCTCGCCGACGGCACCCCGCTCAACGAGGTCGACGGCCTCGCCGACCGGCCGCACGCCTACGTCAAGCTGTGGAAGCACCACGCCGCCCAGGGCCAGGCCGACCGCATCAACCAGCTTGCGCGCGACCGCGCCGAGCCGTGGCTGCCGCGCTACGGCGGGCTGATCTCCTCGGAGTGGGAGTTCGCCAAGGGGCTCCAGCTCTTCGAGGAGGACCGCGACCTCTACGACCGGATGGAGCACTGGGTCGAGGCCGCCGACTGGATCGTGTGGCAGCTCTGCGGGACGTACGTCCGCAACGCGTGCACGGCCGGCTACAAAGGCATCCGTCAGGACGGGGCGTACCCGTCGCCGGAGTTCCTCGCCGCCCTCTCGCCGGGCTTCGGTGACTTCGTCACCGACAAGCTCGAGCACAGCATCGGCGCGCTCGGCGAGAAGGCCGGCACGCTGACTGCCGAGGCGGCCGCGTGGACCGGTCTGCCCGAGGGCATCGCGGTCGCCGTCGGCAACGTCGACGCCCACGTCACCGCGCCCGCTGCGCAGGCCGTCGGGTCCGGCCAGATGGTCGCGATCATGGGCACCTCGACGTGCCACGTGATGAACGCCGAGGTGCTGCGCGAGGTGCCCGGCATGTGCGGCGTCGTCGACGGCGGCATCGTCGACGGGCTCTGGGGCTACGAGGCAGGCCAGAGCGGGGTCGGCGACATCTTCGGCTGGTTCGTCGACCACGGCGTGCCCGCGTCCTACGTCGAGGCGGCCGCGGCCGCCGGGGAGTCGGTGCACGAGCACCTGACCCGCCTCGCCTCGCAGCAGGAGATCGGGGAGCACGGCCTGGTCGCGCTCGACTGGCACTCCGGCAACCGCTCGGTGCTCGTCGACCACGAGCTCTCCGGGCTCGTCGTCGGGCAGACCCTCGCCACCCGTGCCGAGGACGTCTACCGCGCGCTGCTGGAGGCCACCGCCTTCGGCACCCGCGTCATCGTCGAGACCTTCCGCGACAGCGGGGTGCCGGTCGAGGAGTTCATCGTGGCCGGCGGGCTGCAGAAGAACGCACTGCTCATGCAGGTCTACGCCGACGTCACCCGGCTGCCGCTGTCGGTCATCGACTCCGAGCAGGGCCCCGCGCTCGGCTCCGCGATCCACGCCGCGGTGGCCGCCGGGGCGTACGACGACGTGCCTGCCGCTGCCAAGCAGATGGGCAAGGTGCGGCGCCACGTCTTCGTGCCCGACGAGGCGCGCGCCGCGGCGTACGACCCGCTGTTCGAGCAGTACGTCGCGCTGCACGACCACTTCGGCCGCGCGACCACGACCATGCGGCGGCTCAAGGCGATCCGCCGGGACGCTGTTGCGAGGAAGGGTGCCTGA
- a CDS encoding LacI family DNA-binding transcriptional regulator → MIEAEPTVRRTPVMADVARLAGVSHQTVSRVINGQDNLRPATREKVEEAIRQLGYRPNTAARALVTRKSATIGVIGSKSGYWGPSTVHRTIQAAGRDAGYFVSSVNLQSMTREELVDAIDHLRNQGVEGIVLIHATNDAVEVARAQEQWGVPVIVVEGDPANARWTVGVDQVAGAELGTRHLIELGHTDIVHLAGPQEWTEARARLRGWQDAMYAAGLRPSQHVTGDWSAASGFELGRGIAERQDVTAVFCANDQMALGLLRALSEAGRAVPTGPRGVSVVGFDDIPEAAYLIPPLTTVRQDFEAVGRRAIEILRAALAGEAGPDRLIKPELVVRASSAAPVERTS, encoded by the coding sequence ATGATCGAGGCCGAGCCCACCGTCCGGCGTACTCCCGTGATGGCCGACGTCGCCCGGCTGGCCGGGGTGTCGCACCAGACCGTGTCGCGGGTCATCAACGGGCAGGACAACCTGCGCCCCGCCACCCGCGAGAAGGTCGAGGAGGCGATCCGGCAGCTCGGCTACCGTCCCAACACCGCGGCCCGCGCGCTGGTCACCCGCAAGTCCGCGACGATCGGCGTGATCGGCTCCAAGAGCGGCTACTGGGGACCGTCGACGGTGCACCGCACCATCCAGGCGGCCGGGCGCGACGCGGGCTACTTCGTCAGCTCGGTCAACCTCCAGAGCATGACGCGCGAAGAGCTCGTCGACGCCATCGACCACCTGCGCAACCAGGGCGTCGAGGGCATCGTCCTCATCCACGCGACCAACGACGCCGTCGAGGTCGCGCGGGCCCAGGAGCAGTGGGGCGTCCCGGTGATCGTCGTCGAGGGTGACCCCGCCAACGCCCGCTGGACCGTCGGCGTCGACCAGGTCGCCGGCGCCGAGCTCGGCACCCGGCACCTGATCGAGCTCGGCCACACCGACATCGTCCACCTCGCCGGTCCTCAGGAGTGGACCGAGGCGCGGGCCCGCCTCCGGGGCTGGCAGGACGCCATGTACGCCGCGGGGCTGCGGCCCTCGCAGCACGTGACCGGCGACTGGTCGGCCGCCAGCGGCTTCGAGCTCGGCCGCGGGATCGCGGAGCGCCAGGACGTCACGGCCGTCTTCTGCGCCAACGACCAGATGGCGCTGGGCCTGCTGCGCGCGCTCAGCGAGGCCGGCCGCGCCGTGCCGACCGGCCCCCGCGGCGTCAGCGTCGTCGGCTTCGACGACATCCCCGAGGCGGCGTACCTGATCCCGCCGCTGACCACGGTCCGCCAGGACTTCGAGGCCGTCGGCCGCCGCGCGATCGAGATCCTGCGCGCCGCCCTCGCCGGCGAGGCCGGCCCCGACCGACTGATCAAGCCCGAGCTCGTGGTGCGCGCCAGCAGCGCCGCACCCGTCGAGAGGACCTCCTGA
- the yjfF gene encoding galactofuranose ABC transporter, permease protein YjfF: MSAITVPPSSDRASTWDRVRTYRPPNRYLPIIATAALFVGLFGVGGMRYDGLTDPQVLLSLLIDNAFLIVLGVGMTFVILTGGIDLSVGSVVALSTMIAAKTLELGWSPYASMAAVLATGTLLGLLMGLLIHYFDIQPFIATLAGLFLARGITYLISVESISIKDPTFTELAFRTVYLGDYYVRWTAIIALATVAVAAYVLARTRFGRTVYAIGGNEASAMLMGLRVAATKVGVYVISGFCAALAGLLFSLYILSGNSLHAIGMELDAIAAVVIGGTLLTGGRGYVIGSLLGVLVLGIIKTLISFDGTLSSYWIRIITGVLLLAFVIVQRFATRRRA, from the coding sequence ATGAGCGCCATCACCGTCCCCCCTTCCTCGGATCGTGCCTCGACCTGGGACCGGGTGCGGACCTACCGTCCACCGAACCGCTACCTGCCGATCATCGCGACCGCGGCGCTCTTCGTCGGTCTCTTCGGCGTCGGCGGGATGCGCTATGACGGCCTCACCGACCCCCAGGTCCTCCTCAGCCTGCTGATCGACAACGCCTTCCTCATCGTGCTCGGCGTGGGCATGACCTTCGTCATCCTCACCGGCGGCATCGACCTGTCGGTCGGCTCGGTCGTGGCGCTGTCGACGATGATCGCGGCGAAGACGCTCGAGCTCGGCTGGTCGCCGTACGCCTCGATGGCCGCCGTGCTCGCGACCGGCACGCTGCTCGGGCTGCTGATGGGCCTGCTCATCCACTACTTCGACATCCAGCCGTTCATCGCGACGCTCGCCGGGCTGTTCCTCGCCCGCGGCATCACCTACCTGATCAGCGTCGAGTCGATCTCGATCAAGGACCCCACCTTCACCGAGCTCGCGTTCAGGACCGTCTACCTCGGCGACTACTACGTCCGCTGGACCGCGATCATCGCGCTCGCCACGGTCGCCGTCGCGGCGTACGTGCTGGCGCGCACCCGCTTCGGCCGCACGGTCTACGCCATCGGCGGCAACGAGGCCTCGGCGATGCTGATGGGCCTGCGGGTCGCGGCGACCAAGGTCGGCGTCTACGTCATCAGCGGCTTCTGCGCCGCGCTGGCCGGGCTGCTGTTCTCCCTCTACATCCTCTCGGGCAACAGCCTGCACGCGATCGGCATGGAGCTCGACGCCATCGCCGCGGTCGTCATCGGCGGCACGCTCCTCACCGGCGGTCGCGGCTACGTGATCGGCTCGCTGCTCGGCGTGCTGGTGCTCGGCATCATCAAGACCCTCATCTCCTTCGACGGCACCCTCAGCTCCTACTGGATCCGCATCATCACCGGCGTGCTGCTCCTGGCCTTCGTGATCGTGCAGCGCTTCGCCACCAGGCGACGCGCATGA
- a CDS encoding glycoside hydrolase family 32 protein, which translates to MSDEAVRPAFHFTPARNWMNDPNGLVWYDGEYHLFFQYNPLGSGWGNMSWGHAVSRDLLDWEELPVALEHTPTEAVFSGSVVVDRADTSGLGGDDSPAMVAVYTSHDLLTGHQGQSVAWSTDKGRTWTRHPKNPVLDIGSTDFRDPKVSWYAEGGYWVMAVALAIERVVRLYRSDDLLVWTHLSDFGPAGSVDGVWECPDLFPVAVDGDPARTRWLLVVSVQEGAPAGGSGTQYFVGDFDGTTFTADPSTEDVSWVDHGADYYAAVSFNDEPHGRRLLIAWMSNWDYARQVPTHPHRGAMSTPRAYELRTAGGRLVLAQTPVVEGLPGPVHQVTSQPVCDGVHPLPEDFRATSTVLTLELDPGTASRCGLHVRAGDGERTVVGYDAGERTLYVDRTRSGDTGFHPGFGAVHSAPLDLAAGEPLVLEIHVDTTSVEVYADGGRVVITDQVFPSPGSDGIALFAEGGNAHLRRLTSARAPAPGPAGRTGRARPR; encoded by the coding sequence GTGTCCGACGAGGCCGTGCGGCCCGCCTTCCACTTCACCCCGGCCCGCAACTGGATGAACGACCCCAACGGGCTCGTCTGGTACGACGGCGAGTACCACCTGTTCTTCCAGTACAACCCGTTGGGCAGCGGCTGGGGCAACATGTCCTGGGGTCACGCTGTCAGCCGCGATCTACTCGACTGGGAGGAGCTCCCGGTCGCACTGGAGCACACGCCGACCGAGGCCGTGTTCTCCGGCAGCGTGGTCGTCGACCGCGCCGACACCTCCGGCCTCGGCGGCGACGACTCCCCGGCGATGGTGGCGGTCTACACCAGCCACGACCTCCTCACCGGGCACCAGGGGCAGTCGGTCGCGTGGAGCACCGACAAGGGGAGGACGTGGACGCGCCACCCGAAGAACCCGGTGCTCGACATCGGCTCCACGGACTTCAGGGACCCGAAGGTGTCGTGGTACGCCGAGGGTGGCTACTGGGTCATGGCAGTCGCGCTCGCGATCGAACGCGTCGTACGCCTCTACCGCTCGGACGACCTGCTCGTCTGGACCCACCTCAGCGACTTCGGTCCGGCCGGCTCCGTGGACGGCGTCTGGGAGTGCCCAGACCTCTTCCCGGTCGCCGTCGACGGAGATCCCGCCCGCACGCGCTGGCTGCTGGTCGTGAGCGTGCAGGAAGGCGCGCCAGCCGGAGGATCGGGTACGCAGTACTTCGTCGGCGACTTCGACGGCACCACCTTCACCGCCGATCCGTCGACAGAGGACGTGTCGTGGGTCGACCACGGCGCCGACTACTACGCCGCGGTCTCGTTCAACGACGAGCCGCACGGCCGTCGGCTGCTCATCGCCTGGATGAGCAACTGGGACTACGCCAGGCAGGTACCCACCCACCCGCACCGGGGCGCGATGTCGACGCCCCGCGCCTACGAGCTGCGCACCGCAGGGGGTCGGCTCGTCCTGGCGCAGACACCGGTCGTCGAGGGGCTGCCGGGCCCGGTCCACCAGGTCACGTCGCAGCCCGTGTGCGACGGCGTGCATCCCCTGCCTGAGGACTTCCGCGCCACCAGCACCGTGCTCACCCTGGAGCTGGACCCCGGCACGGCCTCCCGGTGCGGGCTCCACGTGCGCGCCGGCGACGGCGAGCGCACGGTGGTCGGGTACGACGCCGGCGAGCGCACGCTGTACGTCGACCGGACCAGGTCGGGCGACACCGGCTTCCATCCCGGCTTCGGCGCCGTCCACAGCGCTCCGCTCGACCTCGCCGCCGGAGAGCCGCTGGTGCTCGAGATCCACGTCGACACGACGTCGGTCGAGGTCTACGCCGACGGTGGACGCGTCGTGATCACCGACCAGGTGTTCCCCTCACCCGGCAGCGACGGTATCGCGCTCTTCGCCGAGGGCGGCAACGCCCACCTGCGCCGCCTCACCAGCGCGCGTGCACCTGCTCCCGGACCCGCCGGTCGTACAGGTCGCGCACGCCCTCGATGA
- a CDS encoding aldo/keto reductase, with the protein MSQMEHRILGRTGREVSVVGLGTWQLGADWGDVSEADALAVLEASAEAGVTFYDTADVYGDGRSEQLVGRFVAAHPDAGFTVATKMGRRMDQVPANYVEANFRQWLDRSRKNLGVDTIDLVQLHCPPSEVIDDDATYDVLDRLVDEGVIAAYGVSVETCAQALSAIARPHVASIQIILNAFRMKPLDEVLAAAEAAGVGIIARVPLASGLLSGNYDLDTAFAEDDHRTYNRDGSAFDVGETFSGVDYATGVEAAREFSALVADAGLADVTPAQAAIAWIIRQPGVSTVIPGARNVSQASANAAAGSVGELPSSFIEGVRDLYDRRVREQVHARW; encoded by the coding sequence ATGTCGCAGATGGAGCACCGCATCCTCGGAAGGACCGGCCGCGAGGTCTCGGTCGTCGGCCTCGGCACCTGGCAGCTCGGCGCCGACTGGGGCGACGTCAGCGAGGCGGACGCCCTGGCCGTGCTGGAGGCGTCCGCCGAGGCCGGCGTGACGTTCTACGACACCGCCGACGTCTACGGCGACGGCCGCAGCGAGCAGCTCGTCGGACGCTTCGTCGCGGCCCACCCGGACGCCGGGTTCACCGTCGCGACCAAGATGGGGCGCCGGATGGACCAGGTCCCGGCGAACTACGTCGAGGCCAACTTCCGCCAGTGGCTCGACCGCTCACGGAAGAACCTCGGCGTCGACACGATCGACCTGGTGCAGCTGCACTGCCCGCCGAGCGAGGTCATCGACGACGACGCGACGTACGACGTGCTCGACCGCCTCGTCGACGAGGGCGTGATCGCGGCCTACGGCGTCAGCGTCGAGACCTGCGCCCAGGCGCTGAGCGCGATCGCCCGGCCCCATGTCGCGAGCATCCAGATCATCCTCAACGCCTTCCGGATGAAGCCCCTCGACGAGGTGCTGGCCGCGGCCGAGGCCGCCGGGGTCGGCATCATCGCCCGCGTGCCGCTGGCCTCGGGCCTGCTCTCCGGCAACTACGACCTCGACACCGCCTTCGCCGAGGACGACCACCGCACCTACAACCGCGACGGCAGCGCCTTCGACGTCGGCGAGACCTTCTCCGGCGTCGACTACGCCACGGGCGTGGAGGCGGCGCGGGAGTTCTCGGCCCTGGTCGCCGACGCCGGCCTCGCCGACGTCACGCCCGCGCAGGCCGCCATCGCGTGGATCATCCGGCAGCCCGGCGTCTCGACGGTGATCCCGGGGGCGCGCAACGTCTCGCAGGCGTCGGCCAACGCCGCTGCCGGGTCGGTCGGGGAGCTGCCCTCCTCGTTCATCGAGGGCGTGCGCGACCTGTACGACCGGCGGGTCCGGGAGCAGGTGCACGCGCGCTGGTGA
- a CDS encoding ABC transporter permease, producing MPENPTLAQRVLRHQLLWPVLALLVLLAVNVIAKPAFLDVRMQDGHLYGNVIDIMRNSAPVMLVALGMTLVIATRGIDLSVGAIAAIAAAVACTRIIGAADEAALSTAVMAMTYAIVVCIVLGAWNGLLVSVLGIQPIIATLILMVAGRGISMAITDGQITTVNNPWFSDLASGFVLTLPLAFLVAVGMVVFTALLTRRTALGMLIEAVGINPEASRLAGVRARTIIWTVYAFSGLCAGLAGLVIAANTNSVNANSLGLWIELDAILAVVIGGTSLMGGRFSLAGTFVGALFIAALARTIPNIGIPSEVNYLFKAVVVIAVCLLQSPKARALLRVRRPGAPTLANGVTA from the coding sequence GTGCCTGAGAACCCGACCCTCGCCCAGCGCGTGCTTCGCCACCAGCTCCTGTGGCCCGTCCTCGCGCTGCTGGTGCTGCTGGCTGTCAACGTCATCGCCAAGCCGGCGTTCCTCGACGTGCGCATGCAGGACGGTCACCTCTACGGCAACGTCATCGACATCATGCGCAACAGCGCGCCGGTGATGCTCGTCGCGCTCGGCATGACCCTGGTCATCGCCACCCGCGGCATCGACCTCTCCGTCGGCGCGATCGCCGCCATCGCCGCAGCCGTCGCCTGCACCCGGATCATCGGCGCCGCCGACGAGGCCGCCCTGAGCACCGCCGTCATGGCCATGACCTACGCGATCGTCGTCTGCATCGTCCTCGGCGCCTGGAACGGCCTGCTCGTCTCCGTCCTCGGGATCCAGCCGATCATCGCCACGCTGATCCTCATGGTCGCCGGGCGCGGCATCTCGATGGCGATCACCGATGGCCAGATCACGACGGTCAACAACCCGTGGTTCAGCGACCTCGCCTCCGGCTTCGTCCTCACGCTCCCGCTGGCGTTCCTCGTCGCGGTCGGCATGGTGGTGTTCACCGCCCTGCTCACCCGGCGTACGGCCCTGGGCATGCTCATCGAGGCGGTCGGCATCAACCCCGAGGCCAGCCGGCTCGCCGGCGTCCGGGCGCGCACCATCATCTGGACCGTCTACGCCTTCTCCGGGCTGTGCGCCGGACTGGCCGGCCTGGTGATCGCGGCCAACACCAACTCCGTCAACGCCAACAGCCTCGGCCTGTGGATCGAGCTCGACGCGATCCTCGCGGTGGTCATCGGCGGCACCTCGCTGATGGGCGGCCGGTTCTCCCTGGCCGGCACCTTCGTCGGGGCGCTGTTCATCGCCGCCCTGGCCCGCACCATCCCCAACATCGGGATCCCCTCGGAGGTCAACTACCTCTTCAAGGCGGTCGTCGTGATCGCCGTGTGCCTCCTGCAGTCGCCGAAGGCGCGCGCCCTGCTGCGCGTACGCCGGCCGGGCGCCCCAACACTCGCGAACGGAGTCACCGCATGA
- a CDS encoding L-ribulose-5-phosphate 4-epimerase: MTVVADVTDTIRALRQEVCALHEQLTRYQLVVWTAGNVSARVPGHDLLVIKPSGVSYDDLTPDNMVVCDLAGKVVEGEHAPSSDTEAQAYVYREMPEVGGVVHTHSTYATAWAARAEPVPCVLTMGADEFGGEIPVGPFAIIGDDSIGRGIVDTLRGSRSAAVLMQNHGVFSIGPTARAAVKAAVMCEDVARTVHISRQLGEPVAIGQHHVDALFDRYQNVYGQR, translated from the coding sequence ATGACCGTCGTCGCCGACGTGACCGACACGATCCGCGCGCTGCGCCAGGAGGTGTGTGCGCTCCACGAGCAGCTCACCCGCTACCAGCTCGTGGTGTGGACCGCGGGCAACGTCTCCGCGAGGGTGCCCGGCCACGACCTGCTCGTGATCAAGCCCAGCGGGGTGTCGTACGACGACCTCACGCCCGACAACATGGTGGTCTGCGACCTTGCCGGCAAGGTGGTCGAGGGCGAGCACGCCCCCTCCTCGGACACCGAGGCGCAGGCGTACGTCTACCGCGAGATGCCCGAGGTCGGCGGGGTGGTGCACACCCACTCGACCTACGCCACGGCCTGGGCCGCACGCGCCGAGCCGGTGCCGTGCGTGCTGACGATGGGAGCCGACGAGTTCGGCGGGGAGATCCCGGTCGGACCGTTCGCGATCATCGGCGACGACTCCATCGGCCGCGGGATCGTCGACACCCTGCGCGGCAGCCGCTCCGCGGCGGTGCTGATGCAGAACCACGGCGTCTTCTCGATCGGCCCGACCGCCCGCGCGGCGGTCAAGGCGGCCGTGATGTGCGAGGACGTCGCCCGCACCGTCCACATCTCCCGTCAGCTCGGCGAGCCCGTGGCCATCGGGCAGCACCACGTCGACGCACTGTTCGACCGCTACCAGAACGTCTACGGCCAGCGCTGA